One genomic segment of Parvularcula marina includes these proteins:
- a CDS encoding phosphoserine transaminase, with translation MTDKPARKPARPHFSSGPCVKRPGWKLDNLATDSLGRSHRSSIGKERLKDVIDRTRKVLEVPDSHLIGIVAASDTGAVEMAMWSMLGPRPVTVMAWESFGNDWVTDTVKQLKIDPTVLTADYGQLPDIASVDPLNDVVFTWNGTTSGVRVPHGDWIADDREGLTICDATSGAFAQELPWSKLDVVTFSWQKVLGGEAQHGILILGPRAVERLESYTPEWPLPKIFRMTKGGKLNDGIFKGATINTPSMLCVEDCRDALDWAEGIGGWRGMKAKADENAGVLGEWVSRTDWITYMAPDVSVRSNTGVCLLLRDERIEALSDDDQKAFVSRMVKRLEAEDVAYDINGYRDAPASLRIWCGSTVEREDLEALTPWLDWAFEQEITALTA, from the coding sequence ATGACCGACAAACCTGCCCGCAAACCGGCGCGACCACATTTCTCTTCCGGCCCTTGCGTCAAGCGCCCCGGATGGAAGCTCGATAATCTGGCAACGGACAGTCTTGGCCGCTCCCACCGCTCCTCGATCGGCAAGGAACGCCTGAAGGATGTGATCGACCGCACGCGGAAAGTGCTGGAGGTGCCAGATAGCCATCTTATCGGGATTGTGGCGGCCTCGGATACGGGCGCGGTTGAGATGGCAATGTGGAGCATGCTCGGGCCCCGGCCGGTGACGGTCATGGCGTGGGAGAGCTTCGGCAATGACTGGGTCACCGACACCGTCAAGCAACTCAAGATCGACCCGACTGTCCTGACGGCGGATTACGGCCAGTTGCCGGATATCGCCTCGGTTGATCCCTTGAATGATGTGGTCTTCACCTGGAACGGCACGACTTCCGGCGTGCGGGTGCCGCATGGCGACTGGATCGCCGATGACCGTGAGGGGCTGACCATCTGTGATGCGACCTCCGGCGCGTTCGCGCAGGAGCTGCCCTGGAGCAAGCTCGATGTCGTGACCTTCTCCTGGCAGAAGGTTCTCGGCGGGGAAGCCCAGCACGGCATCCTTATCCTCGGCCCCCGCGCGGTCGAGCGGCTCGAAAGCTATACGCCCGAATGGCCGCTGCCGAAGATTTTCCGGATGACCAAGGGCGGCAAGCTCAATGACGGCATCTTCAAGGGCGCGACGATCAACACGCCCTCCATGCTGTGTGTCGAGGATTGCCGGGATGCGCTCGACTGGGCGGAAGGCATTGGCGGCTGGCGCGGCATGAAAGCTAAGGCGGACGAGAACGCAGGCGTGCTTGGTGAATGGGTCAGCCGGACCGACTGGATCACCTATATGGCGCCCGACGTGTCGGTCAGGTCCAATACAGGCGTCTGCCTGCTTCTCCGTGATGAGCGGATCGAAGCCTTGAGCGATGATGACCAGAAGGCTTTCGTGTCGCGCATGGTCAAACGTCTTGAGGCTGAAGATGTCGCCTATGACATCAACGGCTATCGGGATGCGCCGGCGAGCCTTCGCATCTGGTGCGGCTCCACCGTGGAGCGTGAGGACCTTGAGGCCCTCACGCCGTGGCTCGACTGGGCTTTCGAACAGGAAATTACAGCACTTACCGCTTGA
- the serA gene encoding phosphoglycerate dehydrogenase codes for MYRVLISDKLGDDAVRILEGRNIEVTFDPAIGKDPARLMEVIGDFDGLAIRSATKVTADVISKAKNLKVVGRAGIGVDNIDIPAATASGIAVMNTPFGNSVTTAEHAIAMMFALARQIPQANESTQAGKWEKSRFMGLELYGKTLGLIGCGNIGSIVADRARGLRMKVVAFDPYLTPERAVELGVESVDLETLLKRADVITLHTPLTDGTRNILNDEALAKTKKGVRIVNCARGGLVDEDALYAALESGQVGGAALDVFATEPATEHKLFGRDDVVCTPHLGASTNEAQENVAIQIAEQIADYLLVGAVSNALNMASVTAEEAPRLKPYISLAEHLGTLAGQVIKGPLTGFEINLAGKVCDLNAAPMTAAALAGVMREQLEGVNLVNAEAVAEERGVKITQSTTHSSAHFDSTISLTVKTAEDERTYVGALFGGEPRLVRVGDIRLEGSFSKNMLLLRNNDKPGFIGALGNILSDAGINIATFHLGRGGADGTAIALVATDEPVSDEVVKKILTLPQALSAYALHF; via the coding sequence ATGTACCGTGTCCTGATTTCAGACAAACTCGGCGATGACGCCGTCCGCATCCTTGAAGGCCGCAATATCGAGGTGACCTTCGATCCGGCGATCGGCAAGGATCCTGCCCGGCTAATGGAAGTCATCGGCGATTTTGATGGCCTCGCCATTCGCTCCGCGACCAAGGTGACGGCGGATGTGATCTCAAAAGCCAAGAACCTCAAAGTGGTTGGCCGCGCCGGTATCGGGGTCGACAATATCGACATTCCGGCGGCGACCGCCTCCGGTATCGCCGTGATGAACACGCCTTTTGGCAACTCGGTCACGACGGCAGAGCACGCCATCGCCATGATGTTTGCGCTCGCCCGACAGATTCCGCAGGCGAATGAAAGCACGCAGGCCGGCAAATGGGAGAAATCCCGTTTCATGGGGCTGGAGCTTTACGGCAAGACCCTCGGCCTCATCGGCTGCGGTAATATCGGCTCGATCGTCGCGGATCGCGCGCGTGGCCTGCGCATGAAAGTCGTTGCCTTCGATCCTTATTTGACGCCGGAACGGGCGGTTGAGCTGGGTGTCGAAAGCGTGGACCTTGAGACACTGCTCAAGCGGGCGGATGTCATCACGCTGCATACGCCGCTGACGGATGGCACACGGAATATCCTTAATGACGAGGCGCTGGCCAAGACCAAGAAGGGCGTGCGGATCGTCAACTGCGCTCGCGGCGGCCTTGTCGATGAGGATGCGCTTTATGCCGCGCTTGAAAGCGGTCAGGTCGGCGGGGCTGCGCTCGACGTCTTTGCCACCGAACCGGCAACCGAGCACAAGCTCTTCGGGCGTGACGATGTCGTCTGCACGCCGCATCTTGGGGCCTCAACCAATGAGGCGCAGGAGAATGTTGCAATCCAGATCGCCGAGCAGATCGCTGACTATCTCCTCGTCGGGGCGGTCAGCAATGCGCTGAACATGGCGTCCGTGACAGCCGAAGAAGCGCCTCGCCTCAAGCCCTATATTTCGCTTGCGGAGCATCTGGGCACGCTGGCCGGTCAGGTCATCAAAGGGCCGCTGACCGGGTTTGAGATCAATCTTGCGGGCAAGGTCTGCGACCTCAATGCGGCGCCGATGACGGCGGCGGCACTTGCAGGTGTCATGCGGGAACAGCTCGAAGGCGTGAACCTCGTCAACGCCGAAGCCGTGGCCGAAGAGCGCGGCGTCAAGATCACGCAATCGACGACCCATAGCTCGGCGCATTTTGACTCAACGATTTCACTGACGGTGAAAACAGCTGAGGATGAGCGGACTTATGTGGGCGCGCTCTTTGGTGGTGAACCGCGCCTCGTCCGGGTCGGCGATATCCGCCTTGAGGGCAGCTTCAGCAAGAACATGCTCCTTTTACGGAACAATGACAAACCGGGCTTTATCGGTGCGTTGGGGAACATTCTGAGCGATGCCGGGATCAATATCGCGACCTTCCACCTTGGCCGTGGCGGCGCGGACGGCACGGCGATTGCGCTTGTTGCCACCGACGAGCCGGTGTCAGACGAAGTCGTCAAAAAGATCCTGACGCTGCCGCAGGCGCTTTCCGCCTACGCCCTTCATTTCTGA
- a CDS encoding outer membrane protein: protein MSTIAAFALLQTVEPPAEEQPEAYEPVAYSSPLMGEAATRVTLPSGEMASANDPQKIRRSRYIDRGQLGAEAAGEKTELRGLRIEARTGWDMITLGATGDDDRADGLIHGISAGYDYPFGQAFLGVFASVDGSTAEDRGVVTGAPDPLSGTIVQTTFQTDVSHAIELGVRAGWWVREGWNVFADGAWTKLTVNVDSETVAITPFLDPISGQTTLIESEPLLASSTETATGWRIGAGTEAHLTDRLYTTAKYRFTFYDEDEAGADTEQFEILTGVGLRF, encoded by the coding sequence ATGAGTACGATTGCCGCTTTTGCGCTCCTCCAGACGGTGGAACCGCCGGCAGAAGAACAGCCCGAAGCCTACGAGCCGGTCGCCTATTCGAGCCCGCTAATGGGCGAGGCAGCGACGCGCGTGACTTTGCCTTCTGGCGAGATGGCGAGCGCGAATGATCCGCAAAAGATCCGCCGCAGCCGTTATATCGACCGCGGCCAGCTCGGCGCCGAGGCCGCTGGTGAGAAGACAGAGCTGCGCGGCCTTCGCATCGAGGCCCGGACGGGCTGGGATATGATCACACTTGGCGCGACCGGCGATGACGACCGCGCCGATGGCCTGATCCACGGGATCAGCGCCGGATATGATTATCCCTTCGGGCAGGCTTTCCTCGGCGTCTTTGCGAGCGTTGATGGCTCGACTGCCGAGGACAGAGGTGTGGTGACAGGCGCGCCTGATCCTCTCTCCGGGACGATCGTGCAGACGACTTTCCAGACAGATGTTTCCCACGCCATCGAGCTTGGCGTTCGCGCTGGATGGTGGGTGCGAGAGGGATGGAATGTCTTTGCCGATGGCGCCTGGACGAAACTCACCGTCAATGTCGACAGCGAGACCGTGGCCATCACCCCGTTCCTCGATCCGATTTCCGGGCAGACCACGCTGATCGAAAGCGAACCCCTCCTCGCCTCCAGCACGGAGACGGCGACGGGCTGGCGCATTGGCGCAGGTACGGAGGCGCATCTCACCGATCGTCTTTATACGACCGCGAAATACCGCTTCACCTTTTATGATGAAGATGAAGCCGGTGCGGATACCGAACAGTTCGAAATCCTCACCGGCGTTGGTTTGCGTTTCTGA
- a CDS encoding adenylosuccinate synthase — translation MANCAVIGAQWGDEGKGKIVDWLSARADVVVRFQGGHNAGHTLVIDGEVFKLSLLPSGIVREGKLSVIGNGVVIDPFAFKSEIERLGAQGVRITTVNLAVAENAALILPLHQELDGLREGAAGDSKIGTTKRGIGPAYEDKAGRRAIRVCDLRDTDSLGPKIDRLLTHHNALRVGFGVDPVDKDELLGQLKEIAGFILPFAVPVWRLLDDARRAGKRILFEGAQGVLLDVDHGTYPYVTSSNTVTGQAAGGAGVAPSQIGYVLGIVKAYTTRVGEGPFPTELLDETGQRLGERGHEFGTVTGRQRRCGWFDAALVRQSLKIAGVDGIALTKLDVLDGFEELKICTGYKIGGEVYDYLPAGMDAQAAAEPIYETLPGWSDSTVGARSWADLPAEAAKYVRRVEEMIECPVALVSTSPEREDVILVRDPFAD, via the coding sequence ATGGCCAATTGTGCAGTCATCGGCGCCCAGTGGGGCGATGAGGGAAAAGGCAAGATCGTCGACTGGCTGTCGGCGCGGGCCGACGTCGTCGTCCGTTTTCAGGGCGGGCACAATGCCGGCCATACGCTCGTCATTGACGGCGAAGTCTTCAAACTCTCGCTGTTGCCCTCCGGGATCGTCCGTGAAGGGAAGCTTTCCGTCATCGGCAATGGCGTTGTCATTGATCCTTTCGCGTTCAAATCGGAGATCGAACGCCTCGGCGCGCAAGGGGTCAGGATCACGACCGTCAATCTCGCTGTTGCAGAGAATGCCGCCCTGATTCTTCCGCTGCATCAGGAACTCGATGGCCTGCGCGAAGGGGCTGCCGGGGATTCAAAGATCGGCACCACCAAACGCGGTATCGGGCCTGCCTATGAGGATAAGGCCGGGCGCCGGGCGATCCGCGTCTGCGATTTGCGGGATACGGACAGTCTGGGGCCGAAGATTGACCGGCTCCTGACCCATCACAATGCGCTGCGCGTCGGCTTCGGTGTTGATCCGGTCGACAAGGACGAACTGCTCGGTCAGCTCAAAGAGATTGCCGGGTTCATATTGCCCTTTGCCGTGCCGGTCTGGCGGCTTCTCGATGATGCGCGGCGGGCGGGCAAGCGGATCCTCTTCGAAGGCGCGCAAGGCGTGCTCCTCGATGTCGATCACGGCACCTATCCCTATGTGACCTCCTCGAACACGGTGACTGGTCAGGCGGCCGGCGGCGCAGGCGTTGCGCCGTCACAGATCGGCTATGTGCTCGGCATCGTCAAAGCCTATACGACCCGCGTCGGCGAAGGGCCGTTCCCGACCGAATTGCTCGATGAAACGGGCCAGCGGTTGGGTGAGCGCGGACATGAATTCGGCACCGTCACCGGGCGCCAGCGGCGCTGCGGCTGGTTCGATGCGGCCCTCGTGCGGCAGTCACTGAAGATTGCCGGTGTGGACGGCATCGCGCTCACCAAGCTCGACGTACTGGACGGCTTTGAAGAGCTGAAAATCTGTACCGGGTATAAAATCGGCGGTGAGGTCTATGACTATCTGCCCGCCGGGATGGATGCGCAGGCGGCAGCTGAGCCGATCTATGAAACCCTGCCGGGCTGGTCTGACTCAACGGTCGGCGCGCGGAGCTGGGCGGATCTTCCGGCCGAAGCGGCAAAATATGTCCGCCGGGTCGAGGAGATGATCGAATGCCCTGTGGCGCTCGTCTCGACCTCGCCGGAGCGTGAGGATGTGATCCTCGTGCGTGATCCGTTTGCCGACTAA
- a CDS encoding patatin-like phospholipase family protein — protein sequence MTRALVLTGGGARGAYQVGVLKALAKLTPEGTQPFPVITGVSVGALNASVLATEPENFAAGARKLEEIWRSLHCDQIFTTRGRDVRGRLRKWASSLFFGWAGAHPPPSLLDNSPLGELLLQHVDFEEVNRAVGNSPLRALAITASSYATGRAYTYFVASADIGPWERARRSGHRAQLAPEHILASSALPLVFPAVDLEGVYFGDGALRGSAPLSAAIHLGASQIVTIGARDIVPDPEPSEAMDYPTVGYLAGQMLDILFNDNMDADIERARRINHTLGLMYPETRDESPLRQVQITSIDPSQDVRPIAGKHIGELPGSIRMVMGAIGALKEPWVLPSYLLFEPGYIGALIDLGESDALAKWQAESSLFAS from the coding sequence ATGACCCGGGCCCTCGTCCTGACCGGTGGTGGCGCACGTGGCGCCTATCAGGTTGGCGTCCTCAAGGCGTTGGCAAAGCTGACCCCCGAGGGCACCCAGCCCTTTCCGGTCATTACTGGTGTGTCGGTTGGCGCGCTCAATGCCAGCGTTCTTGCGACAGAACCTGAGAATTTCGCCGCAGGAGCAAGGAAATTAGAGGAAATCTGGCGCTCACTTCATTGCGACCAGATCTTCACAACACGTGGCCGGGATGTCAGGGGCCGCCTTCGCAAATGGGCTAGCTCCCTCTTCTTCGGCTGGGCAGGCGCGCATCCGCCGCCCTCCCTTCTTGATAACAGCCCTCTGGGTGAACTGCTCCTGCAGCATGTCGATTTCGAGGAGGTCAATCGCGCGGTCGGCAACAGCCCATTGCGGGCGCTTGCCATTACGGCGTCTTCCTACGCGACGGGGCGCGCCTATACGTATTTCGTGGCGTCCGCCGATATCGGCCCGTGGGAGCGCGCCCGGCGGAGCGGTCATCGCGCGCAGCTGGCACCAGAACATATCCTCGCCTCATCCGCCCTGCCGCTCGTCTTCCCCGCCGTGGACCTTGAAGGCGTCTATTTCGGTGATGGCGCCTTGCGAGGCTCGGCCCCGCTGTCCGCTGCCATCCATCTGGGCGCGAGCCAGATCGTCACCATCGGTGCGCGCGATATCGTCCCCGACCCAGAGCCCTCAGAAGCCATGGATTATCCAACGGTCGGCTATCTGGCCGGTCAGATGCTCGACATCCTCTTCAACGACAATATGGACGCCGATATCGAGCGGGCCCGACGGATCAACCACACGCTAGGCCTGATGTATCCCGAAACCCGCGATGAAAGCCCGCTGCGTCAGGTCCAGATCACCTCGATTGACCCCAGCCAGGATGTCAGGCCGATCGCGGGCAAGCATATCGGCGAATTACCGGGCTCCATCCGCATGGTCATGGGCGCGATCGGGGCCCTGAAAGAGCCGTGGGTCCTCCCCAGTTACCTGCTTTTCGAGCCCGGCTATATCGGCGCGCTTATCGATCTGGGGGAAAGTGATGCCCTGGCGAAATGGCAAGCGGAATCTTCGCTTTTCGCCAGCTGA
- the trkA gene encoding Trk system potassium transporter TrkA translates to MRVIVCGAGRVGYGIAARLAQEKANVTVIDQAASLIQQVTERLDVRGVVGSGSYPEILSEAGAAEADMIIAVTASDEVNIVSCQIAHSLFSIPTKIARIRAQSYLDTRYADVFSRDNIPIDVVISPEHEVAQAVLQRMTTPAAFDIKAFAEGRVWSVGLKLGEDCPILATPLRQVRELFPDLMITVVTVHRGTSLFRPTGEDQLEAGDEIYFVCDRDRVNRAIGILGQEQIQAKRVIIIGGGHIGFDVAKSLEKLGQSRIRLIESDANRASAIAEELTRTIVLNGDGLDREILREAGVAEAETVVALTNSDQINLLSAIIAKREGARRTNILVNQPSYGPLSQSVGIDRFIDPRAITISTILQHVRRGRIKSVYSILDGQAELIEAVALETSSLVGSPLSESELPKGVVIGAIVRGGEVVLPRSDTVIEPGDRVILMALREDVASVERMFRVGIEYF, encoded by the coding sequence ATGAGAGTGATCGTCTGCGGCGCTGGCCGCGTCGGCTATGGGATTGCCGCGCGGCTTGCCCAGGAAAAGGCGAATGTCACCGTCATTGATCAGGCAGCGAGCCTGATCCAGCAGGTGACCGAGCGGCTTGATGTGCGCGGCGTTGTCGGCTCGGGCTCCTATCCGGAGATCCTGTCCGAAGCGGGCGCGGCCGAAGCTGACATGATCATCGCCGTGACGGCCTCCGATGAAGTGAATATTGTTTCCTGTCAGATCGCGCATTCGCTTTTCTCTATTCCGACCAAGATCGCCCGGATTCGGGCGCAAAGCTATCTCGACACGCGTTACGCAGACGTTTTCAGCCGCGACAATATCCCGATCGATGTCGTGATTTCACCGGAGCATGAGGTCGCGCAAGCGGTCCTGCAGCGGATGACGACGCCTGCGGCCTTCGACATCAAGGCTTTCGCTGAGGGCCGTGTCTGGTCCGTCGGGCTGAAGCTGGGGGAGGACTGCCCGATCCTCGCAACGCCCTTGCGGCAGGTGCGAGAGCTTTTCCCTGACTTGATGATCACTGTCGTGACGGTCCATCGCGGCACGTCGTTGTTCAGGCCGACGGGCGAGGACCAACTTGAAGCCGGTGACGAGATCTATTTCGTCTGTGACCGTGACCGGGTGAACCGGGCGATCGGCATTCTGGGTCAGGAGCAGATCCAGGCCAAACGCGTGATCATTATCGGCGGCGGACATATCGGTTTTGATGTTGCCAAAAGCCTTGAGAAGCTCGGCCAGAGCCGCATCCGCCTGATCGAGAGTGATGCCAATCGCGCTTCCGCCATTGCCGAAGAGCTGACCCGAACGATTGTTCTCAACGGCGATGGGCTTGATCGGGAGATCCTGCGTGAGGCAGGCGTGGCAGAAGCCGAGACAGTCGTCGCGCTCACCAACTCGGATCAGATCAACCTTCTCTCTGCCATCATCGCCAAGCGCGAAGGGGCAAGGCGGACGAATATTCTCGTCAACCAGCCCTCATACGGGCCGCTCAGCCAGTCAGTGGGGATCGACCGGTTCATCGACCCGCGAGCCATCACCATCTCGACGATCCTCCAGCATGTCCGCCGGGGACGGATCAAATCGGTCTATTCGATCCTCGATGGACAGGCCGAACTGATCGAGGCTGTGGCGCTTGAGACATCGAGCCTCGTCGGCTCTCCCTTGAGCGAAAGCGAGTTGCCCAAGGGCGTCGTCATCGGGGCGATTGTACGCGGCGGCGAAGTTGTCCTGCCGCGCTCCGACACTGTGATCGAGCCCGGAGATCGTGTCATCCTGATGGCGCTGCGTGAGGATGTGGCGAGTGTCGAGCGGATGTTCCGTGTCGGCATCGAATATTTTTAA